Proteins encoded by one window of Lacipirellulaceae bacterium:
- a CDS encoding potassium channel protein, with product MNRSASSEPFRKISVGLGLFLTICVLAVAGYMSAGWKLTDSVYMVVITIFGVGYGEVQPIESSGLRFLTILVIILGYGALIYTGGGFIQMLIDGELNRSLGARRMTKGLEQLENHTILCGVGRMGSMLARELHAAGKPFVVIDRDERRLQDAAEAGYLIIDGDATEESILQQAGIERASVVATVLSEDALNVFVTITAREMNPNLMIIARGENPRTEKKLRSSGADRVILPTAIGASKVAQLIIRPSAENMLEQMTQQSSVSEELGQIGLQFEEIEVTADSQLAEKTLADIEVRGNQGFLIVGVRTADGTLSLNPSQSTPLAAGDTVIVLGHHDDIPQLAAKFQESGSPMMYRGVKMS from the coding sequence ATGAATCGTTCTGCAAGTTCCGAACCGTTTCGTAAAATCAGCGTCGGTTTGGGCTTGTTTCTCACGATCTGCGTGTTGGCGGTCGCCGGTTACATGTCGGCAGGGTGGAAGCTTACTGATTCCGTCTACATGGTTGTGATCACCATCTTCGGGGTTGGTTATGGCGAAGTCCAGCCGATCGAGTCGTCAGGTCTCCGATTCCTGACCATTCTGGTGATCATCCTCGGCTACGGGGCCTTGATCTATACCGGCGGGGGTTTCATCCAGATGCTCATTGATGGCGAACTGAACCGATCTCTAGGAGCGCGACGTATGACAAAAGGTCTAGAGCAGTTGGAGAATCATACGATACTCTGCGGCGTTGGACGGATGGGCTCGATGCTTGCGCGAGAGCTTCATGCGGCAGGCAAACCCTTTGTGGTGATTGACCGCGACGAGCGACGATTACAAGATGCTGCCGAAGCGGGCTATCTGATCATCGATGGCGACGCGACCGAGGAGAGCATCCTTCAGCAGGCAGGAATTGAGCGTGCTTCGGTCGTTGCGACGGTACTCTCTGAAGACGCGCTGAACGTTTTCGTCACGATTACCGCCCGCGAGATGAACCCCAACCTGATGATCATCGCACGAGGCGAAAACCCTCGTACGGAGAAGAAGTTGCGTAGTAGCGGGGCGGATCGTGTGATTTTGCCCACTGCAATCGGGGCGTCGAAGGTTGCGCAGCTAATCATTCGACCCTCGGCAGAAAACATGCTGGAGCAGATGACTCAGCAAAGCAGCGTGAGTGAAGAACTGGGCCAGATCGGTTTGCAATTTGAGGAAATTGAAGTCACTGCCGATTCGCAGCTTGCCGAGAAAACGCTTGCCGACATCGAAGTTCGAGGCAACCAGGGATTTCTGATCGTCGGTGTGAGGACCGCTGACGGAACGCTCTCGCTGAATCCTTCGCAATCGACGCCCCTGGCCGCGGGCGATACGGTGATTGTGCTTGGGCACCACGACGATATTCCCCAATTGGCCGCCAAGTTCCAAGAGAGCGGTTCGCCAATGATGTATCGTGGAGTGAAGATGAGTTAG
- a CDS encoding glutamine synthetase III, whose translation MSTTLTKSPGSSSTASPVGGSSPTTATGSARASAISAVVNYKSGGPNGFAEEATGDLFNANVFSKAEMKKRLPKDVFKTLTKTIEKGEKLDCSTADVVAAAMKDWALDNGATHYAHVFYPLTGLTAEKHDSFLSPDGEGGALAEFSGKQLIQGEPDGSSFPTGGIRVTFEARGYTIWDVTSPAYLLENANGTTLCIPTAFVSWTGEALDKKTPVLRSMQALNTQAQRILKLFGHTDGALVSSTAGPEQEYFLIDRHFYFARPDLLTAGRTLFGAKPPKGQEFDDHYFGAIPDRVLAFMLEAERELFKLGIPVKTRHNEVAPGQYEVAPMYESANVAADHQQLTMTTLKKVAEKYGMACLTHEKPFAGVNGSGKHVNWSMGSSSQGNLLDPGDTPHDNAQFLLICAAVIRAVHKYQGLLRSVVASASNDHRLGANEAPPAIISIFLGDQLTDVFEQIKSGGANSSIPKGTLTVGVDVLPPLPKDAGDRNRTSPFAFTGNRFEFRAVGSNQSIAGPLVAMNTIIAESLDFCATCLEEATGGDPEKLHGELQTLLTEIMNEHGTVVFNGDGYSAWWHEEAEKRGLLNLKTTADALPALQATEVQELFEKYEVLSKRELESRLETYLEQYCMSIDVESNLTIEMARTLIFPAAIRYQNELAATCANLKALGYEFDTNTLDKTTSLVKSLQDSIAELESAVAETASDDYHAEARHCCDVVLPAMAKVREFADQLEGMVADDLWPLPTYQEMLFIK comes from the coding sequence ATGTCAACGACATTAACCAAGAGTCCAGGTTCCTCTAGTACCGCTTCTCCCGTTGGCGGTTCGTCTCCGACCACGGCCACCGGCTCCGCACGAGCATCGGCAATTTCGGCGGTCGTCAATTACAAGTCGGGTGGCCCGAACGGGTTCGCCGAAGAAGCGACGGGTGACTTGTTCAACGCGAATGTCTTCTCAAAAGCGGAGATGAAAAAGCGGCTACCTAAGGATGTCTTCAAGACGCTCACTAAGACCATTGAAAAAGGTGAAAAGCTCGACTGTTCGACGGCCGATGTCGTTGCCGCAGCGATGAAGGATTGGGCGCTCGACAATGGAGCCACTCATTATGCCCACGTCTTTTATCCGCTGACCGGTCTGACGGCTGAAAAGCACGACAGCTTTCTCTCACCCGATGGCGAGGGGGGGGCACTTGCCGAGTTCAGCGGTAAGCAACTGATTCAAGGTGAGCCGGACGGTTCGAGTTTCCCGACGGGTGGCATTCGCGTTACTTTCGAGGCCCGTGGCTATACGATTTGGGATGTGACGAGCCCCGCGTATCTGCTTGAGAATGCTAATGGTACCACGCTCTGCATTCCCACCGCGTTTGTTTCTTGGACGGGCGAAGCGCTCGATAAGAAAACGCCCGTGCTGCGTTCGATGCAAGCGCTCAACACGCAGGCGCAGCGGATCCTGAAGCTGTTCGGTCACACCGACGGAGCTCTGGTTTCGTCAACGGCAGGACCAGAGCAGGAGTACTTTCTCATCGATCGTCACTTCTACTTCGCCCGCCCTGACTTGCTAACCGCGGGACGGACGCTGTTTGGGGCGAAGCCCCCAAAAGGGCAAGAATTCGACGACCACTACTTTGGCGCGATTCCTGATCGCGTCCTGGCTTTTATGCTGGAAGCGGAACGCGAACTCTTCAAATTAGGCATTCCTGTAAAGACCCGCCACAACGAGGTGGCTCCGGGCCAGTATGAAGTTGCCCCGATGTACGAGAGTGCCAACGTCGCGGCCGATCATCAACAGCTCACGATGACGACACTTAAGAAAGTCGCCGAGAAGTACGGCATGGCTTGTCTGACGCATGAGAAACCGTTCGCTGGCGTCAACGGTTCGGGTAAACATGTGAACTGGTCGATGGGAAGTTCTTCGCAAGGCAACCTGCTCGACCCGGGTGATACTCCTCATGACAATGCTCAATTTCTGCTGATCTGTGCCGCGGTGATCCGCGCCGTACACAAGTATCAAGGGCTGTTGCGATCCGTGGTTGCCTCAGCAAGTAACGATCATCGGCTGGGTGCCAATGAGGCACCGCCGGCGATTATCTCCATCTTTTTGGGCGATCAACTGACCGATGTGTTTGAGCAGATCAAATCGGGCGGTGCAAACTCTTCGATCCCCAAGGGCACCCTGACCGTCGGCGTGGACGTTTTGCCTCCGCTACCAAAAGATGCGGGAGATCGGAATCGTACGAGCCCCTTCGCCTTTACCGGCAATCGGTTTGAGTTCCGCGCCGTCGGTTCGAATCAGTCGATTGCTGGGCCGTTAGTGGCAATGAATACGATCATCGCGGAATCTCTCGACTTCTGTGCGACATGTCTGGAAGAGGCCACCGGTGGTGATCCTGAAAAGCTGCACGGCGAGCTCCAAACGCTACTTACGGAAATCATGAATGAGCATGGGACCGTCGTCTTCAATGGCGATGGTTATAGCGCTTGGTGGCACGAAGAGGCTGAGAAGCGAGGCCTGCTCAACCTGAAGACCACCGCCGATGCGCTACCGGCACTCCAAGCTACGGAAGTGCAAGAATTGTTCGAAAAGTACGAGGTGCTCAGCAAGCGGGAACTAGAAAGCCGTTTAGAGACCTATCTCGAACAATATTGCATGTCGATCGATGTTGAATCGAATCTGACGATCGAGATGGCACGCACGCTGATCTTCCCGGCGGCGATTCGCTACCAGAATGAGCTGGCTGCGACTTGTGCGAATCTGAAAGCACTCGGATACGAGTTCGATACCAACACGCTCGATAAGACCACTTCTTTGGTCAAGTCCCTGCAAGACAGCATCGCCGAGCTCGAATCTGCGGTGGCAGAAACGGCTTCGGACGATTACCACGCGGAAGCGCGTCACTGCTGTGACGTGGTCTTGCCGGCTATGGCGAAAGTCCGTGAGTTTGCCGACCAACTCGAAGGCATGGTGGCCGACGATCTTTGGCCGCTGCCGACCTATCAAGAGATGCTATTCATCAAATAA
- a CDS encoding DEAD/DEAH box helicase, which yields MSSSQSSEQAPTLFADLDLSDTMQAALVEVGYETATPVQAGVIPRAIEGIDVLGQARTGTGKTAAFAIPILERMDKPRKSKRPRALALVPTRELAVQVRDEVERLSHGRKLKTVAVYGGKPIKSQIGRLERGCDFVVGTPGRVLDHLSRGTLQLGELEVVVLDEADRMLDIGFRPDIEKILRKCPRDRQTLLLSATVAPAVERLAKRYMREPEVMDFSPKGKSADTIEQRYFTVEEERKFDLLLQLLKREEPEQAIIFCRTKRGTDRTHRKLSKKYKDASCIHGDMAQNVRDRVMKAFRAEKSKLLVATDVVGRGIDVSGISHIINYDLPQSSDDYVHRVGRTGRMGREGIAFSFVTPEQGSELTRIEMLINKLLERDEIEGFQTVAQAAPPAEELKPEEPEKPAPPPPPGRRPRKRHRRGL from the coding sequence TTGTCCTCTTCCCAATCTTCCGAGCAAGCCCCAACGCTGTTTGCTGATCTTGATCTTTCTGACACGATGCAAGCCGCCCTGGTGGAGGTCGGCTACGAGACGGCAACACCCGTGCAAGCGGGGGTCATTCCCCGTGCGATTGAGGGCATCGATGTCCTGGGGCAAGCCCGCACAGGGACCGGGAAGACGGCCGCGTTTGCGATTCCCATTCTGGAGCGAATGGACAAGCCGCGGAAAAGCAAACGGCCACGGGCGCTAGCACTGGTGCCGACGCGCGAGTTGGCCGTGCAAGTCCGCGATGAGGTGGAACGCCTGTCACATGGTCGCAAGTTGAAGACTGTGGCCGTCTACGGTGGCAAGCCGATCAAGTCGCAGATCGGGCGACTCGAACGGGGTTGCGATTTTGTCGTGGGGACGCCAGGTCGGGTGCTCGATCACCTTTCGCGGGGAACGCTCCAACTTGGTGAGTTGGAAGTCGTGGTCCTCGACGAGGCGGACCGGATGCTCGATATCGGTTTTCGGCCCGACATCGAGAAGATTCTTCGTAAGTGTCCCCGTGATCGCCAGACGTTGCTGCTCAGTGCGACGGTCGCGCCGGCGGTCGAACGCCTCGCCAAGCGTTACATGCGAGAGCCCGAGGTGATGGACTTTTCCCCCAAGGGAAAATCCGCCGACACGATTGAGCAGCGTTACTTTACCGTCGAAGAGGAACGGAAGTTCGACCTTCTGCTTCAGTTGCTCAAGCGAGAAGAGCCGGAGCAAGCGATTATCTTTTGCCGGACGAAGCGGGGAACCGATCGCACGCATCGTAAGCTCAGCAAAAAGTACAAAGACGCGTCCTGCATCCACGGCGACATGGCCCAGAACGTCCGCGACCGCGTGATGAAAGCCTTTCGTGCCGAGAAATCAAAACTGCTGGTCGCGACCGACGTCGTAGGCCGCGGGATCGACGTGAGCGGTATCTCGCATATCATCAACTACGACCTGCCGCAGTCGTCCGACGATTACGTGCATCGTGTCGGCCGTACCGGGCGGATGGGCCGCGAGGGCATCGCCTTTTCGTTTGTCACCCCAGAGCAGGGGAGTGAGTTGACGCGGATCGAAATGCTGATCAACAAGCTTCTGGAACGCGACGAGATCGAAGGCTTCCAAACAGTTGCTCAAGCCGCCCCGCCGGCGGAGGAACTGAAGCCGGAGGAGCCCGAGAAACCCGCTCCGCCACCACCGCCGGGGAGAAGGCCGCGGAAGCGGCATCGGCGGGGGTTGTAG